In one Hominilimicola fabiformis genomic region, the following are encoded:
- a CDS encoding PHP domain-containing protein has protein sequence MYTVDLHNHTKFSYDGSNTPEEIIENAIRHGVDVIGITDHQFSIGENLPIYYEYIQHCKIKYADQIKVLCGLEIGTRPTPPESLPRATENFDYVLFECLDDTRAIDFYEFLEWRKLFKCKAGLAHTDIFKLGERYGLDIIKILRDNDIFWELNTSGNYIYYYDFLTNEKKQQIIKESGIPVSVGSDTHYIAEYRKKQIRRANELLQKLNIPLP, from the coding sequence ATGTATACCGTTGATTTACACAATCACACAAAATTCAGCTATGACGGCTCGAACACACCCGAAGAAATAATTGAAAATGCAATCAGACACGGTGTTGACGTTATCGGTATAACCGACCATCAATTCTCAATCGGTGAAAATCTTCCTATATATTATGAATATATTCAGCATTGTAAAATAAAATATGCCGATCAAATAAAAGTTCTTTGCGGTCTTGAAATCGGTACACGTCCGACACCGCCGGAATCGCTTCCGCGTGCAACGGAAAATTTTGATTATGTACTTTTTGAATGCCTCGACGATACAAGGGCAATAGATTTTTATGAATTTTTGGAATGGCGAAAGCTGTTTAAATGCAAAGCAGGTCTTGCACATACCGATATTTTCAAACTCGGTGAAAGATACGGACTTGATATAATAAAAATTTTACGTGACAACGATATTTTTTGGGAACTGAATACTTCGGGAAATTACATATACTATTATGATTTTCTTACCAACGAAAAGAAACAACAGATAATCAAAGAAAGCGGAATTCCCGTAAGCGTCGGTTCTGATACGCATTACATTGCGGAATATCGTAAAAAACAGATTCGCCGTGCGAATGAATTATTGCAAAAATTAAATATTCCTTTACCATAA
- a CDS encoding TIGR00730 family Rossman fold protein — MKICVFGASSSTIDKSYVSQVEELGRKIADRGHGLVYGAGASGLMGAVARGVYEKKGEIVGVVPNFFDDEDMGVDGRIFQDCTELIRTDTMRERKRIMEERADAFVIVPGGIGTFEEFFEVFTLKQLERHNKAIAILNVNGYYNAMIDMLEVAVKEKFLRAGCKLLYKVFDDVDETLDYIESYKAPKINVFEMKDVKK, encoded by the coding sequence ATGAAAATTTGTGTATTCGGAGCGTCAAGCAGCACAATAGATAAATCTTATGTCAGCCAAGTCGAAGAACTCGGACGTAAAATTGCTGACAGAGGTCACGGACTTGTTTACGGTGCAGGTGCATCCGGACTTATGGGTGCGGTTGCACGCGGTGTTTATGAAAAGAAAGGCGAAATTGTCGGTGTCGTACCGAATTTCTTTGATGATGAAGATATGGGTGTTGACGGCCGTATTTTCCAAGACTGTACGGAACTTATCAGAACGGACACAATGCGTGAAAGAAAACGTATAATGGAAGAAAGAGCGGACGCTTTTGTTATTGTTCCCGGCGGAATAGGCACTTTTGAGGAATTTTTTGAAGTGTTTACTCTAAAACAGCTTGAAAGACATAACAAAGCTATCGCCATACTTAACGTAAACGGATATTACAACGCAATGATTGATATGCTTGAAGTTGCGGTCAAGGAAAAGTTTTTGAGAGCGGGCTGTAAACTTCTTTACAAAGTTTTCGATGACGTGGATGAAACACTTGACTACATTGAGTCATACAAAGCACCGAAAATTAACGTATTTGAAATGAAAGACGTAAAAAAATAA
- a CDS encoding nitroreductase family protein: protein MDFLELAKNRFSLRKFSDKKVEKEKIDYILAAMQAAPTAVNFQPQRILVLTDEKELEKVSKCTKFAFNPPLNFLVCYDKETSWTRGNDGHDEGEIDAAIVATHMMLAAKSIGLGTTWVGSFNPKDVKEQFNLPENYVPVAFLPTGYPSDDAEPSAAHSSRKDLNETVFYNSFSQK from the coding sequence ATGGATTTTTTAGAATTGGCAAAAAACAGATTTTCGCTCAGAAAATTTTCTGATAAAAAAGTAGAGAAAGAAAAGATAGATTATATTCTTGCGGCAATGCAGGCAGCGCCTACCGCCGTAAATTTTCAGCCACAGAGAATACTTGTACTTACCGACGAAAAAGAACTTGAAAAGGTGAGCAAATGCACGAAATTTGCATTTAATCCGCCGCTTAATTTCCTTGTATGTTACGACAAAGAAACATCTTGGACGCGCGGAAATGACGGACATGACGAGGGCGAAATCGACGCGGCTATCGTTGCAACGCATATGATGTTGGCGGCAAAAAGCATAGGGCTCGGAACGACTTGGGTAGGCTCATTTAATCCGAAGGACGTAAAAGAGCAATTCAATTTGCCTGAAAATTATGTTCCCGTTGCATTTTTACCGACAGGTTATCCGTCAGACGACGCAGAGCCTTCGGCGGCTCATTCAAGCAGAAAAGATTTAAACGAAACTGTTTTCTACAACAGTTTTTCTCAAAAATAA